In a genomic window of Xenopus laevis strain J_2021 chromosome 5S, Xenopus_laevis_v10.1, whole genome shotgun sequence:
- the tnk2.S gene encoding activated CDC42 kinase 1 isoform X1, with protein sequence MGEKSDYQRLPSKEATEEEEEGDERFGNSMQSDEGSEWLLELLSEVQLQQYFLRIRDDLNITRLSHFDYVKNEDLEKIGMGRPGQRRLLDAVKRRKAICKRKSWMSKVFIGKRPESEFASQPQSTFRKPPSPPTLEGQQALTCLISEKNLSIFEKLGDGSFGVVRRGEWNTPNGTLFNVAVKCLKTDVLTQPDVLDDFIREVNAMHSLDHINLIRLYGVVLTHPMKMVTELAPMGCLLDRLRKNQGYFLISTLCHYAIQIANGMAYLESKRFIHRDLAARNILLSSNDLVKIGDFGLMRALPKNDDHYVMQEHRKVPFAWCAPESLKTRTFSHASDTWMFGVTLWEMFTYGQEPWIGLNGSQILHKIDKEGERLVRPEDSPQDIYNVMLQCWAHKPEDRPTFVALRDFLVEARPTDMRALQDFQEPDKLHIQMNDVITVIEGRAENYWWRGQNKRTLKVGQFPRNTVTSVAGLSAHDISRPLKNSFIHTGHGDTVPAHCWGFADRIDELYLGNPMDPPDILGLDQGTARPTQLPSRSKREPPPRPPQPAARGKKPSYNTVNGEDDSITLGIKKLYLKKPTPAKGLKLVKPSARVTGTKVTDRQLFDIKSNSLREEELIDFGEHLSPISPGYLSPAVEQTAPSLAKLAMEAFSLLDKTPPQSPSRSLPRPLHPTPVVDWDSKPLPAAPAYDEVAQDEDDFEVCSINSSDVLLTQKEKVTVNLLQRAREKGETNYGYVKEAERSSCKGKVEDNLFLPPKDTKQASFSQTSEIFEELQQECMKRLNVPPSTSLASTPSPSTSIININVTPSEDKPQIPPRIPIPPRPARRNEHERWSGELSPAFASEEIGRPPLLPPRDPLSQPTSRTPSPMTFQVGSPQQRSNLCSPLSIGAYLSTSPGKPMPTTQSFASDPKYATPKVIQAQGKDQVKGPCILPIVKDGKKVSNTHYYLLPERPSYLDKYEKFFKEAQSPEESSVVRNITTATVKPMVQQTDYKANFSTNNSNCSSKSTVKTSCSSQKIVYNGTDYIRPGDKIRLVQDMVHGVTTEECQTALQNHGWNVQKAIQYLKVEQLFCLGLKSRTECHKVLEMFDWNLETASSHLLESYNGIQQKR encoded by the exons AGGTTTGGTAATAGTATGCAGTCAGATGAAGGCTCAGAGTGGCTTCTGGAGCTCCTGAGCGAGGTGCAGCTGCAACAGTACTTCTTGCGAATCCGTGACGATCTCAATATCACAAGGCTTTCTCACTTTGATTACGTCAAGAATGAGGACCTGGAGAAGATCGGGATGGGCCGACCAG GCCAGAGGAGGTTGTTGGATGCTGTAAAGAGAAGAAAGGCAATTTGCAAACGCAAATCTTGGATGAGCAAG GTGTTTATTGGCAAGCGGCCAGAATCAGAATTTGCATCTCAGCCCCAAAGTACTTTCCGGAAGCCCCCAAGCCCACCAACACTTGAGGGGCAGCAAGCACTCACTTGCTTGATTAGTGAAAAGAACCTGTCCATATTTGAAAAGCTCGGGGATGGGTCATTTGGAGTGGTGCGAAGAGGAGAATGGAACACACCAAATGGCACATTG TTTAATGTAGCCGTTAAGTGCCTAAAGACCGATGTCTTGACCCAGCCAGATGTTCTGGATGACTTTATCCGAGAGGTCAACGCAATGCATTCCCTTGATCATATTAATCTCATCCGGCTCTATGGAGTGGTCCTTACACACCCTATGAAGATG GTCACAGAGCTAGCACCCATGGGCTGTCTTCTGGATCGTCTTAGAAAGAACCAGGGTTACTTCCTTATCTCCACGCTTTGTCACTATGCCATTCAGATTGCCAATGGTATGGCTTACCTGGAATCCAAACGTTTTATTCATCGGGACTTAGCAGCAAGGAACATTCTGCTTTCCTCAAATGACTTGGTGAAGATTGGAGATTTTGGCCTTATGAGGGCATTACCCAAGAATGATGATCACTATGTCATGCAGGAACATCGCAAAGTTCCATTTGCCTG GTGTGCACCAGAAAGCCTAAAGACGAGAACTTTCTCTCATGCCAGTGACACCTGGATGTTTGGAGTGACGCTGTGGGAGATGTTCACGTATGGGCAAGAGCCGTGGATAGGTCTCAATGGTAGCCAG atTCTTCATAAGATTGATAAGGAAGGCGAAAGACTGGTACGGCCGGAAGATAGCCCACAGGACATCTATAATGTAATGTTACAGTGTTGGGCTCATAAGCCAGAGGACAGGCCAACCTTTGTGGCACTTAGAGACTTCCTGGTGGAG GCTCGGCCAACAGATATGCGCGCCCTTCAGGATTTCCAGGAACCAGACAAGCTCCACATCCAGATGAATGATGTCATTACAGTCATCGAGGGCAG GGCAGAAAATTACTGGTGGAGAGGGCAGAACAAACGAACTCTGAAGGTGGGACAGTTCCCACGGAACACAGTTACTTCAGTAGCTGGCCTGTCTGCTCACGATATCAGCCGCCCTCTTAAAAACAGCTTCATCCACACAGGCCATGGAGACACAGTACCTGCTCACTGCTGGGGCTTTGCTGACCGGATTGATGA GCTGTACTTGGGAAATCCCATGGACCCACCTGATATTCTAGGCCTGGATCAAGGCACTGCTAGACCCACCCAGCTTCCCAGCAGGTCAAAAA GGGAGCCTCCACCTCGCCCTCCTCAGCCGGCTGCCAGGGGAAAGA AACCATCTTATAATACTGTCAACGGAGAAGACGATTCAATCACTTTGGGAATTAAAAAGCTTTACCTTAAGAAACCAACTCCAGCTAAAGGACTCAAACTAGTCAAACCTTCAGCTCGAGTAACTGGCACTAAAGTTACTGATAGGCAGCTGTTTGACATAAAGAGCAACAGCTTGAGAGAAGAGGAATTAATAGACTTTGGAGAGCATCTGAGTCCAATAAGCCCAGGTTACCTTTCCCCAGCAGTGGAGCAGACTGCtccttctttagcaaaactggCAATGGAGGCTTTTTCGCTGCTTGATAAGACTCCACCTCAAAGTCCTTCCCGATCCTTGCCACGCCCTTTACATCCAACTCCTGTAGTGGATTGGGACTCAAAACCTCTACCTGCTGCACCAGCTTATGATGAGGTAGCACAAGATGAAGATGATTTTGAAGTGTGCTCTATTAACAGTTCTGATGTACTTTTGACCCAGAAGGAAAAAGTAACAgtaaatttgcttcagagggCCAGAGAAAAAGGTGAGACCAACTATGGTTATGTAAAGGAAGCGGAACGTTCCAGCTGCAAGGGAAAAGTCGAAGACAATCTCTTCCTACCTCCAAAAGATACTAAGCAAGCCAGCTTTTCACAGACATCAGAGATCTTTGAAGAACTGCAACAAGAATGCATGAAGAGACTTAATGTTCCTCCTTCCACCTCACTGGCATCAACTCCAAGCCCTAGCACCTcaataataaacataaatgtgACCCCTTCAGAGGACAAACCTCAGATCCCTCCCCGGATTCCTATACCTCCTAGGCCTGCCCGACGTAATGAACATGAAAGGTGGTCTGGTGAACTTTCACCTGCCTTTGCTTCGGAGGAGATTGGTCGGCCTCCTCTGTTGCCACCTAGGGACCCATTGTCTCAACCCACTTCTAGAACTCCAAGTCCCATGACTTTTCAGGTGGGTTCCCCACAGCAAAGATCAAACCTTTGCTCACCTTTGTCTATTGGCGCCTACCTATCTACATCTCCAGGAAAACCGATGCCTACCACACAGAGTTTTGCATCTGATCCCAAATATGCTACCCCTAAAGTCATACAAGCTCAAGGAAAAGATCAAGTTAAAGGTCCTTGTATTTTGCCTATTGTGAAAGATGGCAAGAAGGTCAGCAACACACACTACTACCTTCTGCCTGAGAGACCTTCATATTTGGACAAATATGAGAAGTTTTTTAAAGAAGCCCAAAGTCCAGAGGAATCTTCAGTTGTTAGGAATATCACTACAGCAACTGTGAAACCTATGGTTCAACAAACTGATTATAAAGCTAACTTCTCAACCAACAACAGTAACTGTTCTTCGAAGAGTACTGTAAAAACCTCTTGCAGTTCGCAGAAGATTGTTTACAATGGAACAGATTACATCAGGCCTGGAGACAAAATACGACTG GTTCAGGATATGGTTCATGGAGTGACAACGGAGGAATGTCAGACAGCTTTACAGAACCACGGCTGGAATGTACAAAAAGCAATCCAGTATTTAAAG GTTGAGCAACTGTTCTGCCTTGGGCTGAAGTCCCGAACAGAGTGTCACAAAGTACTGGAGATGTTTGACTGGAACCTGGAAACTGCCAGTTCCCACTTACTTGAATCGTACAATGGGATACAGCAAaa GCGATGA
- the tnk2.S gene encoding activated CDC42 kinase 1 isoform X4, producing MRFGNSMQSDEGSEWLLELLSEVQLQQYFLRIRDDLNITRLSHFDYVKNEDLEKIGMGRPGQRRLLDAVKRRKAICKRKSWMSKVFIGKRPESEFASQPQSTFRKPPSPPTLEGQQALTCLISEKNLSIFEKLGDGSFGVVRRGEWNTPNGTLFNVAVKCLKTDVLTQPDVLDDFIREVNAMHSLDHINLIRLYGVVLTHPMKMVTELAPMGCLLDRLRKNQGYFLISTLCHYAIQIANGMAYLESKRFIHRDLAARNILLSSNDLVKIGDFGLMRALPKNDDHYVMQEHRKVPFAWCAPESLKTRTFSHASDTWMFGVTLWEMFTYGQEPWIGLNGSQILHKIDKEGERLVRPEDSPQDIYNVMLQCWAHKPEDRPTFVALRDFLVEARPTDMRALQDFQEPDKLHIQMNDVITVIEGRAENYWWRGQNKRTLKVGQFPRNTVTSVAGLSAHDISRPLKNSFIHTGHGDTVPAHCWGFADRIDELYLGNPMDPPDILGLDQGTARPTQLPSRSKREPPPRPPQPAARGKKPSYNTVNGEDDSITLGIKKLYLKKPTPAKGLKLVKPSARVTGTKVTDRQLFDIKSNSLREEELIDFGEHLSPISPGYLSPAVEQTAPSLAKLAMEAFSLLDKTPPQSPSRSLPRPLHPTPVVDWDSKPLPAAPAYDEVAQDEDDFEVCSINSSDVLLTQKEKVTVNLLQRAREKGETNYGYVKEAERSSCKGKVEDNLFLPPKDTKQASFSQTSEIFEELQQECMKRLNVPPSTSLASTPSPSTSIININVTPSEDKPQIPPRIPIPPRPARRNEHERWSGELSPAFASEEIGRPPLLPPRDPLSQPTSRTPSPMTFQVGSPQQRSNLCSPLSIGAYLSTSPGKPMPTTQSFASDPKYATPKVIQAQGKDQVKGPCILPIVKDGKKVSNTHYYLLPERPSYLDKYEKFFKEAQSPEESSVVRNITTATVKPMVQQTDYKANFSTNNSNCSSKSTVKTSCSSQKIVYNGTDYIRPGDKIRLVQDMVHGVTTEECQTALQNHGWNVQKAIQYLKVEQLFCLGLKSRTECHKVLEMFDWNLETASSHLLESYNGIQQKR from the exons AGGTTTGGTAATAGTATGCAGTCAGATGAAGGCTCAGAGTGGCTTCTGGAGCTCCTGAGCGAGGTGCAGCTGCAACAGTACTTCTTGCGAATCCGTGACGATCTCAATATCACAAGGCTTTCTCACTTTGATTACGTCAAGAATGAGGACCTGGAGAAGATCGGGATGGGCCGACCAG GCCAGAGGAGGTTGTTGGATGCTGTAAAGAGAAGAAAGGCAATTTGCAAACGCAAATCTTGGATGAGCAAG GTGTTTATTGGCAAGCGGCCAGAATCAGAATTTGCATCTCAGCCCCAAAGTACTTTCCGGAAGCCCCCAAGCCCACCAACACTTGAGGGGCAGCAAGCACTCACTTGCTTGATTAGTGAAAAGAACCTGTCCATATTTGAAAAGCTCGGGGATGGGTCATTTGGAGTGGTGCGAAGAGGAGAATGGAACACACCAAATGGCACATTG TTTAATGTAGCCGTTAAGTGCCTAAAGACCGATGTCTTGACCCAGCCAGATGTTCTGGATGACTTTATCCGAGAGGTCAACGCAATGCATTCCCTTGATCATATTAATCTCATCCGGCTCTATGGAGTGGTCCTTACACACCCTATGAAGATG GTCACAGAGCTAGCACCCATGGGCTGTCTTCTGGATCGTCTTAGAAAGAACCAGGGTTACTTCCTTATCTCCACGCTTTGTCACTATGCCATTCAGATTGCCAATGGTATGGCTTACCTGGAATCCAAACGTTTTATTCATCGGGACTTAGCAGCAAGGAACATTCTGCTTTCCTCAAATGACTTGGTGAAGATTGGAGATTTTGGCCTTATGAGGGCATTACCCAAGAATGATGATCACTATGTCATGCAGGAACATCGCAAAGTTCCATTTGCCTG GTGTGCACCAGAAAGCCTAAAGACGAGAACTTTCTCTCATGCCAGTGACACCTGGATGTTTGGAGTGACGCTGTGGGAGATGTTCACGTATGGGCAAGAGCCGTGGATAGGTCTCAATGGTAGCCAG atTCTTCATAAGATTGATAAGGAAGGCGAAAGACTGGTACGGCCGGAAGATAGCCCACAGGACATCTATAATGTAATGTTACAGTGTTGGGCTCATAAGCCAGAGGACAGGCCAACCTTTGTGGCACTTAGAGACTTCCTGGTGGAG GCTCGGCCAACAGATATGCGCGCCCTTCAGGATTTCCAGGAACCAGACAAGCTCCACATCCAGATGAATGATGTCATTACAGTCATCGAGGGCAG GGCAGAAAATTACTGGTGGAGAGGGCAGAACAAACGAACTCTGAAGGTGGGACAGTTCCCACGGAACACAGTTACTTCAGTAGCTGGCCTGTCTGCTCACGATATCAGCCGCCCTCTTAAAAACAGCTTCATCCACACAGGCCATGGAGACACAGTACCTGCTCACTGCTGGGGCTTTGCTGACCGGATTGATGA GCTGTACTTGGGAAATCCCATGGACCCACCTGATATTCTAGGCCTGGATCAAGGCACTGCTAGACCCACCCAGCTTCCCAGCAGGTCAAAAA GGGAGCCTCCACCTCGCCCTCCTCAGCCGGCTGCCAGGGGAAAGA AACCATCTTATAATACTGTCAACGGAGAAGACGATTCAATCACTTTGGGAATTAAAAAGCTTTACCTTAAGAAACCAACTCCAGCTAAAGGACTCAAACTAGTCAAACCTTCAGCTCGAGTAACTGGCACTAAAGTTACTGATAGGCAGCTGTTTGACATAAAGAGCAACAGCTTGAGAGAAGAGGAATTAATAGACTTTGGAGAGCATCTGAGTCCAATAAGCCCAGGTTACCTTTCCCCAGCAGTGGAGCAGACTGCtccttctttagcaaaactggCAATGGAGGCTTTTTCGCTGCTTGATAAGACTCCACCTCAAAGTCCTTCCCGATCCTTGCCACGCCCTTTACATCCAACTCCTGTAGTGGATTGGGACTCAAAACCTCTACCTGCTGCACCAGCTTATGATGAGGTAGCACAAGATGAAGATGATTTTGAAGTGTGCTCTATTAACAGTTCTGATGTACTTTTGACCCAGAAGGAAAAAGTAACAgtaaatttgcttcagagggCCAGAGAAAAAGGTGAGACCAACTATGGTTATGTAAAGGAAGCGGAACGTTCCAGCTGCAAGGGAAAAGTCGAAGACAATCTCTTCCTACCTCCAAAAGATACTAAGCAAGCCAGCTTTTCACAGACATCAGAGATCTTTGAAGAACTGCAACAAGAATGCATGAAGAGACTTAATGTTCCTCCTTCCACCTCACTGGCATCAACTCCAAGCCCTAGCACCTcaataataaacataaatgtgACCCCTTCAGAGGACAAACCTCAGATCCCTCCCCGGATTCCTATACCTCCTAGGCCTGCCCGACGTAATGAACATGAAAGGTGGTCTGGTGAACTTTCACCTGCCTTTGCTTCGGAGGAGATTGGTCGGCCTCCTCTGTTGCCACCTAGGGACCCATTGTCTCAACCCACTTCTAGAACTCCAAGTCCCATGACTTTTCAGGTGGGTTCCCCACAGCAAAGATCAAACCTTTGCTCACCTTTGTCTATTGGCGCCTACCTATCTACATCTCCAGGAAAACCGATGCCTACCACACAGAGTTTTGCATCTGATCCCAAATATGCTACCCCTAAAGTCATACAAGCTCAAGGAAAAGATCAAGTTAAAGGTCCTTGTATTTTGCCTATTGTGAAAGATGGCAAGAAGGTCAGCAACACACACTACTACCTTCTGCCTGAGAGACCTTCATATTTGGACAAATATGAGAAGTTTTTTAAAGAAGCCCAAAGTCCAGAGGAATCTTCAGTTGTTAGGAATATCACTACAGCAACTGTGAAACCTATGGTTCAACAAACTGATTATAAAGCTAACTTCTCAACCAACAACAGTAACTGTTCTTCGAAGAGTACTGTAAAAACCTCTTGCAGTTCGCAGAAGATTGTTTACAATGGAACAGATTACATCAGGCCTGGAGACAAAATACGACTG GTTCAGGATATGGTTCATGGAGTGACAACGGAGGAATGTCAGACAGCTTTACAGAACCACGGCTGGAATGTACAAAAAGCAATCCAGTATTTAAAG GTTGAGCAACTGTTCTGCCTTGGGCTGAAGTCCCGAACAGAGTGTCACAAAGTACTGGAGATGTTTGACTGGAACCTGGAAACTGCCAGTTCCCACTTACTTGAATCGTACAATGGGATACAGCAAaa GCGATGA
- the tnk2.S gene encoding activated CDC42 kinase 1 isoform X3, with the protein MGEKSDYQRLPSKEATEEEEEGDERFGNSMQSDEGSEWLLELLSEVQLQQYFLRIRDDLNITRLSHFDYVKNEDLEKIGMGRPGQRRLLDAVKRRKAICKRKSWMSKVFIGKRPESEFASQPQSTFRKPPSPPTLEGQQALTCLISEKNLSIFEKLGDGSFGVVRRGEWNTPNGTLFNVAVKCLKTDVLTQPDVLDDFIREVNAMHSLDHINLIRLYGVVLTHPMKMVTELAPMGCLLDRLRKNQGYFLISTLCHYAIQIANGMAYLESKRFIHRDLAARNILLSSNDLVKIGDFGLMRALPKNDDHYVMQEHRKVPFAWCAPESLKTRTFSHASDTWMFGVTLWEMFTYGQEPWIGLNGSQILHKIDKEGERLVRPEDSPQDIYNVMLQCWAHKPEDRPTFVALRDFLVEARPTDMRALQDFQEPDKLHIQMNDVITVIEGRAENYWWRGQNKRTLKVGQFPRNTVTSVAGLSAHDISRPLKNSFIHTGHGDTVPAHCWGFADRIDELYLGNPMDPPDILGLDQGTARPTQLPSRSKKPSYNTVNGEDDSITLGIKKLYLKKPTPAKGLKLVKPSARVTGTKVTDRQLFDIKSNSLREEELIDFGEHLSPISPGYLSPAVEQTAPSLAKLAMEAFSLLDKTPPQSPSRSLPRPLHPTPVVDWDSKPLPAAPAYDEVAQDEDDFEVCSINSSDVLLTQKEKVTVNLLQRAREKGETNYGYVKEAERSSCKGKVEDNLFLPPKDTKQASFSQTSEIFEELQQECMKRLNVPPSTSLASTPSPSTSIININVTPSEDKPQIPPRIPIPPRPARRNEHERWSGELSPAFASEEIGRPPLLPPRDPLSQPTSRTPSPMTFQVGSPQQRSNLCSPLSIGAYLSTSPGKPMPTTQSFASDPKYATPKVIQAQGKDQVKGPCILPIVKDGKKVSNTHYYLLPERPSYLDKYEKFFKEAQSPEESSVVRNITTATVKPMVQQTDYKANFSTNNSNCSSKSTVKTSCSSQKIVYNGTDYIRPGDKIRLVQDMVHGVTTEECQTALQNHGWNVQKAIQYLKVEQLFCLGLKSRTECHKVLEMFDWNLETASSHLLESYNGIQQKR; encoded by the exons AGGTTTGGTAATAGTATGCAGTCAGATGAAGGCTCAGAGTGGCTTCTGGAGCTCCTGAGCGAGGTGCAGCTGCAACAGTACTTCTTGCGAATCCGTGACGATCTCAATATCACAAGGCTTTCTCACTTTGATTACGTCAAGAATGAGGACCTGGAGAAGATCGGGATGGGCCGACCAG GCCAGAGGAGGTTGTTGGATGCTGTAAAGAGAAGAAAGGCAATTTGCAAACGCAAATCTTGGATGAGCAAG GTGTTTATTGGCAAGCGGCCAGAATCAGAATTTGCATCTCAGCCCCAAAGTACTTTCCGGAAGCCCCCAAGCCCACCAACACTTGAGGGGCAGCAAGCACTCACTTGCTTGATTAGTGAAAAGAACCTGTCCATATTTGAAAAGCTCGGGGATGGGTCATTTGGAGTGGTGCGAAGAGGAGAATGGAACACACCAAATGGCACATTG TTTAATGTAGCCGTTAAGTGCCTAAAGACCGATGTCTTGACCCAGCCAGATGTTCTGGATGACTTTATCCGAGAGGTCAACGCAATGCATTCCCTTGATCATATTAATCTCATCCGGCTCTATGGAGTGGTCCTTACACACCCTATGAAGATG GTCACAGAGCTAGCACCCATGGGCTGTCTTCTGGATCGTCTTAGAAAGAACCAGGGTTACTTCCTTATCTCCACGCTTTGTCACTATGCCATTCAGATTGCCAATGGTATGGCTTACCTGGAATCCAAACGTTTTATTCATCGGGACTTAGCAGCAAGGAACATTCTGCTTTCCTCAAATGACTTGGTGAAGATTGGAGATTTTGGCCTTATGAGGGCATTACCCAAGAATGATGATCACTATGTCATGCAGGAACATCGCAAAGTTCCATTTGCCTG GTGTGCACCAGAAAGCCTAAAGACGAGAACTTTCTCTCATGCCAGTGACACCTGGATGTTTGGAGTGACGCTGTGGGAGATGTTCACGTATGGGCAAGAGCCGTGGATAGGTCTCAATGGTAGCCAG atTCTTCATAAGATTGATAAGGAAGGCGAAAGACTGGTACGGCCGGAAGATAGCCCACAGGACATCTATAATGTAATGTTACAGTGTTGGGCTCATAAGCCAGAGGACAGGCCAACCTTTGTGGCACTTAGAGACTTCCTGGTGGAG GCTCGGCCAACAGATATGCGCGCCCTTCAGGATTTCCAGGAACCAGACAAGCTCCACATCCAGATGAATGATGTCATTACAGTCATCGAGGGCAG GGCAGAAAATTACTGGTGGAGAGGGCAGAACAAACGAACTCTGAAGGTGGGACAGTTCCCACGGAACACAGTTACTTCAGTAGCTGGCCTGTCTGCTCACGATATCAGCCGCCCTCTTAAAAACAGCTTCATCCACACAGGCCATGGAGACACAGTACCTGCTCACTGCTGGGGCTTTGCTGACCGGATTGATGA GCTGTACTTGGGAAATCCCATGGACCCACCTGATATTCTAGGCCTGGATCAAGGCACTGCTAGACCCACCCAGCTTCCCAGCAGGTCAAAAA AACCATCTTATAATACTGTCAACGGAGAAGACGATTCAATCACTTTGGGAATTAAAAAGCTTTACCTTAAGAAACCAACTCCAGCTAAAGGACTCAAACTAGTCAAACCTTCAGCTCGAGTAACTGGCACTAAAGTTACTGATAGGCAGCTGTTTGACATAAAGAGCAACAGCTTGAGAGAAGAGGAATTAATAGACTTTGGAGAGCATCTGAGTCCAATAAGCCCAGGTTACCTTTCCCCAGCAGTGGAGCAGACTGCtccttctttagcaaaactggCAATGGAGGCTTTTTCGCTGCTTGATAAGACTCCACCTCAAAGTCCTTCCCGATCCTTGCCACGCCCTTTACATCCAACTCCTGTAGTGGATTGGGACTCAAAACCTCTACCTGCTGCACCAGCTTATGATGAGGTAGCACAAGATGAAGATGATTTTGAAGTGTGCTCTATTAACAGTTCTGATGTACTTTTGACCCAGAAGGAAAAAGTAACAgtaaatttgcttcagagggCCAGAGAAAAAGGTGAGACCAACTATGGTTATGTAAAGGAAGCGGAACGTTCCAGCTGCAAGGGAAAAGTCGAAGACAATCTCTTCCTACCTCCAAAAGATACTAAGCAAGCCAGCTTTTCACAGACATCAGAGATCTTTGAAGAACTGCAACAAGAATGCATGAAGAGACTTAATGTTCCTCCTTCCACCTCACTGGCATCAACTCCAAGCCCTAGCACCTcaataataaacataaatgtgACCCCTTCAGAGGACAAACCTCAGATCCCTCCCCGGATTCCTATACCTCCTAGGCCTGCCCGACGTAATGAACATGAAAGGTGGTCTGGTGAACTTTCACCTGCCTTTGCTTCGGAGGAGATTGGTCGGCCTCCTCTGTTGCCACCTAGGGACCCATTGTCTCAACCCACTTCTAGAACTCCAAGTCCCATGACTTTTCAGGTGGGTTCCCCACAGCAAAGATCAAACCTTTGCTCACCTTTGTCTATTGGCGCCTACCTATCTACATCTCCAGGAAAACCGATGCCTACCACACAGAGTTTTGCATCTGATCCCAAATATGCTACCCCTAAAGTCATACAAGCTCAAGGAAAAGATCAAGTTAAAGGTCCTTGTATTTTGCCTATTGTGAAAGATGGCAAGAAGGTCAGCAACACACACTACTACCTTCTGCCTGAGAGACCTTCATATTTGGACAAATATGAGAAGTTTTTTAAAGAAGCCCAAAGTCCAGAGGAATCTTCAGTTGTTAGGAATATCACTACAGCAACTGTGAAACCTATGGTTCAACAAACTGATTATAAAGCTAACTTCTCAACCAACAACAGTAACTGTTCTTCGAAGAGTACTGTAAAAACCTCTTGCAGTTCGCAGAAGATTGTTTACAATGGAACAGATTACATCAGGCCTGGAGACAAAATACGACTG GTTCAGGATATGGTTCATGGAGTGACAACGGAGGAATGTCAGACAGCTTTACAGAACCACGGCTGGAATGTACAAAAAGCAATCCAGTATTTAAAG GTTGAGCAACTGTTCTGCCTTGGGCTGAAGTCCCGAACAGAGTGTCACAAAGTACTGGAGATGTTTGACTGGAACCTGGAAACTGCCAGTTCCCACTTACTTGAATCGTACAATGGGATACAGCAAaa GCGATGA